From Panthera tigris isolate Pti1 chromosome D3, P.tigris_Pti1_mat1.1, whole genome shotgun sequence, one genomic window encodes:
- the SERPINB13 gene encoding serpin B13 isoform X3 has protein sequence MDSLAAAYTRFGFNLFQKLNKTKDGNIFFSPVGISAAIGMLVFGTQGATAAQLQKMLSSEKEAGNSRIKAEEKKVRRYVLQSSEIEKTEEIHHQFQEFLSEIGKSTNGYELRIANRLFGEKTYLFLQKYLDYVEKYYHASLEPVDFVNAADESRKKINSWVESQTKEKIKDLFPDGSLDSFTKLALVNTVYFKGQWDREFKKENTKEEEFWLNKSASKCVPMMTQTHTYSFTFLEDLQAKILGIPYRNNDLSLCVLLPNDTDGLEKIIDQVTPENLVEWTNPGHMEERNVTLHLPRFEVEDGYDLEALEAVLAAMGPADAFSEYRTDSPGLSSHSGLQVKKFLHRAFVAVTEEGTEAAAGTGVGFALTLAPGYEHFHCNHPFLFFVRHNESNSILFFGRFSSP, from the exons ATGGATTCGCTTGCTGCAGCATACACAAGGTTTGGGTTTAATCTCTTCCAAAAGCTGAATAAGACAAAAGATGGCAACATCTTCTTTTCCCCCGTGGGCATTTCAGCTGCCATCGGCATGCTCGTCTTCGGGACCCAAGGAGCCACCGCGGCCCAGTTACAGAAG ATGCTCTCTTCTGAAAAAGAGGCAGGGAACTCAAGAATCAAAGCCGAAGAAAAAAAGGTGAGGAGATATGTGTTACAGTCTTCA GAA attgagaagacagaagagataCATCACCAATTCCAAGAGTTTTTGAGTGAGATAGGCAAATCCACTAATGGTTATGAACTAAGAATAGCCAACAGGCTCTTTGGAGAAAAGACATACCTCTTCCTTCAA AAATACTTAGATTATGTGGAAAAATATTACCACGCTTCTCTGGAACCTGTTGACTTTGTAAATGCAGCAGACGAAAGTCGAAAGAAGATTAATTCCTGGGTCGAAAGCCAAACAAAGG AAAAAATCAAGGACCTGTTTCCAGATGGTTCTCTAGACAGCTTCACCAAGCTGGCGCTGGTGAACACAGTTTATTTTAAAGGGCAATGGGACAGggagtttaagaaagaaaataccaaagagGAAGAGTTTTGGCTGAATAAG AGTGCGAGCAAATGTGTGCCGATGATGACACAGACCCATACCTACAGCTTCACTTTCCTGGAGGACTTACAAGCCAAGATTCTGGGAATTCCGTATAGAAACAATGACCTAAGCCTGTGTGTGTTGCTGCCCAATGACACAGATGGCCTGGAGAAG ATTATAGATCAAGTAACTCCAGAAAATTTAGTAGAGTGGACTAACCCGGGGCATATGGAAGAAAGGAACGTGACCTTGCACTTACCGCGGTTTGAAGTGGAAGATGGGTACGATCTGGAGGCCCTGGAGGCTGTCTTGGCAGCCATGGGGCCGGCAGACGCTTTCAGCGAGTACAGAACGGACTCTCCGGGGCTGTCCTCACACTCCGGGCTGCAGGTGAAGAAGTTCCTGCACAGGGCCTTTGTGGCGGTCACCGAGGAAGGGACTGAGGCCGCAGCAGGCACCGGTGTGGGCTTTGCTCTCACACTGGCGCCGGGTTATGAACATTTTCATTGCAATCACCCTTTCCTGTTCTTCGTCAGGCACAATGAGTCCAACAGCATCCTCTTCTTCGGTAGATTCTCTTCTCCTTAG
- the SERPINB12 gene encoding serpin B12 isoform X2 — MDSLVAANTKFGFDLFQEISKDDHHKNFFFCPLSLSAALGMVRLGARSDSAQQIDQVLHFNEFSQSERKEPDPCLKRKNPEELSSNDESGLLSCYFGQLLAKLDRIRVDYTLSIANRLYGEQEFPICPEYLDGVIQFYHTTIESVDFRKDTEKSRQQINFWVESQCQGKIKELFSKDTINSATVLVLVNAVYFKAKWEKYFDCENTVDAPFSLNENEKKTVRMMNQKGLFRIGFIEELRAQILEIRYTKGALSMFVLLPAFSEDNLKGLEELERNITHEKIMVWSSSENMSEKPVAVSFPQFTLEDSYDLNSTLQGMGITDIFEERKADLTGISPSPNLYLSKVVHKTFLEVDENGTQAVAASGAASMERSIPSWVTFNANHPFLFFIRHNKTQTILFYGRVCSP, encoded by the exons ATGGATTCTCTGGTTGCAGCAAACACCAAATTTGGCTTTGATCTTTTCCAGGAGATAAGCAAAGATGATCACCATAAAAACTTCTTCTTCTGTCCTCTGAGCCTCTCGGCTGCCCTTGGCATGGTCCGCTTGGGAGCCAGAAGTGACAGCGCACAGCAGATAGACCAG GTGCTACACTTCAATGAGTTTTCCCAGAGTGAAAGAAAGGAACCTGATCCCTGTCTGAAAAGGAAAAACCCAGAAGAACTC TCTTCCAATGACGAGAGTGGACTGCTCAGTTGCTACTTTGGGCAGCTTCTCGCCAAGTTAGACAGGATCAGAGTTGATTACACCCTAAGCATTGCCAACAGGCTTTACGGAGAGCAGGAATTCCCCATCTGTCCG GAATACTTAGATGGCGTGATTCAATTTTACCACACAACCATTGAAAGTGTTGATTTCCGGAAAGACACCGAAAAGTCCAGACAACAGATTAACTTTTGGGTTGAATCTCAGTGCCAAG gtaaaatcaaGGAACTCTTCAGCAAGGATACTATTAACAGCGCAACTGTGCTGGTTCTGGTGAATGCTGTTTACTTCAAGgccaaatgggaaaaatattttgactGTGAAAACACAGTGGATGCACCTTTCTCTCTAAATGAG AATGAAAAGAAGACCGTGAGGATGATGAATCAAAAGGGCCTATTTAGAATTGGCTTCATAGAGGAGCTGAGGGCACAGATCCTTGAAATAAGGTATACCAAGGGGGCGCTCAGCATGTTTGTCCTGCTGCCGGCTTTCTCTGAAGATAACTTAAAGGGCCTGGAAGAG CTTGAAAGGAACATCACCCATGAAAAAATAATGGTCTGGAGCAGCTCGGAAAATATGTCAGAAAAACCAGTAGCCGTCTCCTTCCCACAGTTCACCCTAGAAGACAGCTATGATCTGAATTCTACTCTACAGGGCATGGGCATCACGGATATCTTCGAGGAAAGGAAGGCTGATCTTACTGGCATCTCTCCAAGTCCCAATTTGTACCTGTCAAAAGTTGTCCATAAAACCTTTCTGGAGGTGGATGAAAATGGCACCCAGGCAGTAGCCGCCAGTGGTGCTGCCAGCATGGAAAGGTCCATACCATCCTGGGTGACGTTTAATGCCAAtcacccttttctctttttcatcagacacaacaaaacccaaaccattCTCTTCTATGGCAGGGTCTGCTCTCCTTGA
- the SERPINB13 gene encoding serpin B13 isoform X1, producing MDSLAAAYTRFGFNLFQKLNKTKDGNIFFSPVGISAAIGMLVFGTQGATAAQLQKMLSSEKEAGNSRIKAEEKKIEKTEEIHHQFQEFLSEIGKSTNGYELRIANRLFGEKTYLFLQKYLDYVEKYYHASLEPVDFVNAADESRKKINSWVESQTKEKIKDLFPDGSLDSFTKLALVNTVYFKGQWDREFKKENTKEEEFWLNKSASKCVPMMTQTHTYSFTFLEDLQAKILGIPYRNNDLSLCVLLPNDTDGLEKIIDQVTPENLVEWTNPGHMEERNVTLHLPRFEVEDGYDLEALEAVLAAMGPADAFSEYRTDSPGLSSHSGLQVKKFLHRAFVAVTEEGTEAAAGTGVGFALTLAPGYEHFHCNHPFLFFVRHNESNSILFFGRFSSP from the exons ATGGATTCGCTTGCTGCAGCATACACAAGGTTTGGGTTTAATCTCTTCCAAAAGCTGAATAAGACAAAAGATGGCAACATCTTCTTTTCCCCCGTGGGCATTTCAGCTGCCATCGGCATGCTCGTCTTCGGGACCCAAGGAGCCACCGCGGCCCAGTTACAGAAG ATGCTCTCTTCTGAAAAAGAGGCAGGGAACTCAAGAATCAAAGCCGAAGAAAAAAAG attgagaagacagaagagataCATCACCAATTCCAAGAGTTTTTGAGTGAGATAGGCAAATCCACTAATGGTTATGAACTAAGAATAGCCAACAGGCTCTTTGGAGAAAAGACATACCTCTTCCTTCAA AAATACTTAGATTATGTGGAAAAATATTACCACGCTTCTCTGGAACCTGTTGACTTTGTAAATGCAGCAGACGAAAGTCGAAAGAAGATTAATTCCTGGGTCGAAAGCCAAACAAAGG AAAAAATCAAGGACCTGTTTCCAGATGGTTCTCTAGACAGCTTCACCAAGCTGGCGCTGGTGAACACAGTTTATTTTAAAGGGCAATGGGACAGggagtttaagaaagaaaataccaaagagGAAGAGTTTTGGCTGAATAAG AGTGCGAGCAAATGTGTGCCGATGATGACACAGACCCATACCTACAGCTTCACTTTCCTGGAGGACTTACAAGCCAAGATTCTGGGAATTCCGTATAGAAACAATGACCTAAGCCTGTGTGTGTTGCTGCCCAATGACACAGATGGCCTGGAGAAG ATTATAGATCAAGTAACTCCAGAAAATTTAGTAGAGTGGACTAACCCGGGGCATATGGAAGAAAGGAACGTGACCTTGCACTTACCGCGGTTTGAAGTGGAAGATGGGTACGATCTGGAGGCCCTGGAGGCTGTCTTGGCAGCCATGGGGCCGGCAGACGCTTTCAGCGAGTACAGAACGGACTCTCCGGGGCTGTCCTCACACTCCGGGCTGCAGGTGAAGAAGTTCCTGCACAGGGCCTTTGTGGCGGTCACCGAGGAAGGGACTGAGGCCGCAGCAGGCACCGGTGTGGGCTTTGCTCTCACACTGGCGCCGGGTTATGAACATTTTCATTGCAATCACCCTTTCCTGTTCTTCGTCAGGCACAATGAGTCCAACAGCATCCTCTTCTTCGGTAGATTCTCTTCTCCTTAG
- the SERPINB12 gene encoding serpin B12 isoform X1, which translates to MDSLVAANTKFGFDLFQEISKDDHHKNFFFCPLSLSAALGMVRLGARSDSAQQIDQVLHFNEFSQSERKEPDPCLKRKNPEELADGSLEGQKETRGSLTLQAESSNDESGLLSCYFGQLLAKLDRIRVDYTLSIANRLYGEQEFPICPEYLDGVIQFYHTTIESVDFRKDTEKSRQQINFWVESQCQGKIKELFSKDTINSATVLVLVNAVYFKAKWEKYFDCENTVDAPFSLNENEKKTVRMMNQKGLFRIGFIEELRAQILEIRYTKGALSMFVLLPAFSEDNLKGLEELERNITHEKIMVWSSSENMSEKPVAVSFPQFTLEDSYDLNSTLQGMGITDIFEERKADLTGISPSPNLYLSKVVHKTFLEVDENGTQAVAASGAASMERSIPSWVTFNANHPFLFFIRHNKTQTILFYGRVCSP; encoded by the exons ATGGATTCTCTGGTTGCAGCAAACACCAAATTTGGCTTTGATCTTTTCCAGGAGATAAGCAAAGATGATCACCATAAAAACTTCTTCTTCTGTCCTCTGAGCCTCTCGGCTGCCCTTGGCATGGTCCGCTTGGGAGCCAGAAGTGACAGCGCACAGCAGATAGACCAG GTGCTACACTTCAATGAGTTTTCCCAGAGTGAAAGAAAGGAACCTGATCCCTGTCTGAAAAGGAAAAACCCAGAAGAACTCGCTGATGGCTCTctggaggggcagaaggaaacaaGGGGGTCTCTGACTCTGCAG gCTGAGTCTTCCAATGACGAGAGTGGACTGCTCAGTTGCTACTTTGGGCAGCTTCTCGCCAAGTTAGACAGGATCAGAGTTGATTACACCCTAAGCATTGCCAACAGGCTTTACGGAGAGCAGGAATTCCCCATCTGTCCG GAATACTTAGATGGCGTGATTCAATTTTACCACACAACCATTGAAAGTGTTGATTTCCGGAAAGACACCGAAAAGTCCAGACAACAGATTAACTTTTGGGTTGAATCTCAGTGCCAAG gtaaaatcaaGGAACTCTTCAGCAAGGATACTATTAACAGCGCAACTGTGCTGGTTCTGGTGAATGCTGTTTACTTCAAGgccaaatgggaaaaatattttgactGTGAAAACACAGTGGATGCACCTTTCTCTCTAAATGAG AATGAAAAGAAGACCGTGAGGATGATGAATCAAAAGGGCCTATTTAGAATTGGCTTCATAGAGGAGCTGAGGGCACAGATCCTTGAAATAAGGTATACCAAGGGGGCGCTCAGCATGTTTGTCCTGCTGCCGGCTTTCTCTGAAGATAACTTAAAGGGCCTGGAAGAG CTTGAAAGGAACATCACCCATGAAAAAATAATGGTCTGGAGCAGCTCGGAAAATATGTCAGAAAAACCAGTAGCCGTCTCCTTCCCACAGTTCACCCTAGAAGACAGCTATGATCTGAATTCTACTCTACAGGGCATGGGCATCACGGATATCTTCGAGGAAAGGAAGGCTGATCTTACTGGCATCTCTCCAAGTCCCAATTTGTACCTGTCAAAAGTTGTCCATAAAACCTTTCTGGAGGTGGATGAAAATGGCACCCAGGCAGTAGCCGCCAGTGGTGCTGCCAGCATGGAAAGGTCCATACCATCCTGGGTGACGTTTAATGCCAAtcacccttttctctttttcatcagacacaacaaaacccaaaccattCTCTTCTATGGCAGGGTCTGCTCTCCTTGA
- the SERPINB13 gene encoding serpin B13 isoform X2 — MDSLAAAYTRFGFNLFQKLNKTKDGNIFFSPVGISAAIGMLVFGTQGATAAQLQKMLSSEKEAGNSRIKAEEKKVRRYIEKTEEIHHQFQEFLSEIGKSTNGYELRIANRLFGEKTYLFLQKYLDYVEKYYHASLEPVDFVNAADESRKKINSWVESQTKEKIKDLFPDGSLDSFTKLALVNTVYFKGQWDREFKKENTKEEEFWLNKSASKCVPMMTQTHTYSFTFLEDLQAKILGIPYRNNDLSLCVLLPNDTDGLEKIIDQVTPENLVEWTNPGHMEERNVTLHLPRFEVEDGYDLEALEAVLAAMGPADAFSEYRTDSPGLSSHSGLQVKKFLHRAFVAVTEEGTEAAAGTGVGFALTLAPGYEHFHCNHPFLFFVRHNESNSILFFGRFSSP, encoded by the exons ATGGATTCGCTTGCTGCAGCATACACAAGGTTTGGGTTTAATCTCTTCCAAAAGCTGAATAAGACAAAAGATGGCAACATCTTCTTTTCCCCCGTGGGCATTTCAGCTGCCATCGGCATGCTCGTCTTCGGGACCCAAGGAGCCACCGCGGCCCAGTTACAGAAG ATGCTCTCTTCTGAAAAAGAGGCAGGGAACTCAAGAATCAAAGCCGAAGAAAAAAAGGTGAGGAGATAT attgagaagacagaagagataCATCACCAATTCCAAGAGTTTTTGAGTGAGATAGGCAAATCCACTAATGGTTATGAACTAAGAATAGCCAACAGGCTCTTTGGAGAAAAGACATACCTCTTCCTTCAA AAATACTTAGATTATGTGGAAAAATATTACCACGCTTCTCTGGAACCTGTTGACTTTGTAAATGCAGCAGACGAAAGTCGAAAGAAGATTAATTCCTGGGTCGAAAGCCAAACAAAGG AAAAAATCAAGGACCTGTTTCCAGATGGTTCTCTAGACAGCTTCACCAAGCTGGCGCTGGTGAACACAGTTTATTTTAAAGGGCAATGGGACAGggagtttaagaaagaaaataccaaagagGAAGAGTTTTGGCTGAATAAG AGTGCGAGCAAATGTGTGCCGATGATGACACAGACCCATACCTACAGCTTCACTTTCCTGGAGGACTTACAAGCCAAGATTCTGGGAATTCCGTATAGAAACAATGACCTAAGCCTGTGTGTGTTGCTGCCCAATGACACAGATGGCCTGGAGAAG ATTATAGATCAAGTAACTCCAGAAAATTTAGTAGAGTGGACTAACCCGGGGCATATGGAAGAAAGGAACGTGACCTTGCACTTACCGCGGTTTGAAGTGGAAGATGGGTACGATCTGGAGGCCCTGGAGGCTGTCTTGGCAGCCATGGGGCCGGCAGACGCTTTCAGCGAGTACAGAACGGACTCTCCGGGGCTGTCCTCACACTCCGGGCTGCAGGTGAAGAAGTTCCTGCACAGGGCCTTTGTGGCGGTCACCGAGGAAGGGACTGAGGCCGCAGCAGGCACCGGTGTGGGCTTTGCTCTCACACTGGCGCCGGGTTATGAACATTTTCATTGCAATCACCCTTTCCTGTTCTTCGTCAGGCACAATGAGTCCAACAGCATCCTCTTCTTCGGTAGATTCTCTTCTCCTTAG